In Antedon mediterranea chromosome 10, ecAntMedi1.1, whole genome shotgun sequence, one genomic interval encodes:
- the LOC140060846 gene encoding kappa-type opioid receptor-like: protein MEIRIFYCIVSSFGCLINGFAIFIILHLKNWKSSTNLLIFHQSIIDLVTSLLSLCLFLDPKIMTHLPNSEFGADLICKIWSSKYLFWSSIYASTGNLVVLTIDRYISVIHPVKYGILKEKARKKLLLILLIPWICGFGIQMLWLIAHTVKDGKCTLTWPKNGVKEATGILAFVYILLIPITTMIFVYVKIFRLLRRPVGEDLSSALSDKQISIIKTLVVVSVIYAICWIPDIIAFMISTLSGKIHATGKAIYITTFITLINMCVNPIIYTFQYNDFKEGVQRYFPRLYNIMTPMQIRSRSVDFTQESGDTSNKQ from the coding sequence ATGGAAATTAgaattttttactgtattgtcAGTTCTTTTGGCTGTTTGATAAATGGATTTGCAATTTTTATTATACTACATTTGAAGAACTGGAAGAGTTCAACGAACCTCCTGATTTTTCATCAATCCATAATAGATTTGGTGACATCTCTTCTCTCACTTTGTCTTTTTCTCGATCCTAAAATAATGACTCATCTTCCGAATTCAGAGTTTGGAGCTGACTTAATCTGCAAAATTTGGTCGAGCAAATACCTCTTCTGGTCCAGCATATATGCATCAACTGGTAATTTAGTTGTACTTACAATTGATCGCTATATTTCTGTAATTCATCCAGTAAAATATGGCATCCTCAAGGAAAAAGCAAGGAAGAAATTATTGCTAATTTTGTTAATTCCATGGATTTGTGGTTTTGGAATACAGATGTTGTGGCTCATAGCACATACAGTTAAAGATGGAAAGTGCACCCTCACATGGCCTAAAAATGGAGTCAAGGAGGCGACCGGTATTCTCGCGTTTGTTTACATCCTGCTGATACCAATCACAACCATGATTTTTGTTTATGTCAAGATTTTTCGATTGCTTCGAAGACCAGTTGGTGAAGATTTATCCTCTGCATTAAGTGACAAACaaataagtataataaaaacaCTGGTTGTCGTTAGTGTAATTTACGCTATTTGTTGGATTCCAGATATAATTGCTTTTATGATCAGTACACTCAGCGGAAAAATACATGCTACTGGAAAAGCTATCTACATCACTACTTTCATAACACTGATCAACATGTGTGTAAATCCTATAATATACACGTTCCAATATAACGATTTCAAGGAAGGGGTACAAAGATATTTCCCACGTTTGTATAACATTATGACTCCTATGCAAATACGGTCACGCTCTGTTGATTTTACGCAGGAAAGCGGGGACACAAGTAACAAACAATAG
- the LOC140060847 gene encoding QRFP-like peptide receptor, which translates to MASTTPLYGIVGCFGCLTNTFALYILFYLPNRFKTTNLLIINQSIIDLLSSLLTLCQFLDPNITTRLPESEFAADFVCKFWSCKYLLWSSVHTSTSNLVVLTVYRYFAVVYPLKYNVMKEKVSMKLIVLLIPWLSGFGFTLIWLASHMVKDGECILSWQNYTFEVTMGIMDLFYILIIPITIMIFVYVKIFHALRSEVGDGLSSIRSTISPRRLNIIKTLVMVSVTYIICWTPNQLAYVLISIDNTIIVYKGTLHQITIIMAMTNSGINPIIYTFKYIDFITGVPKTLPFLFKMFS; encoded by the coding sequence ATGGCATCTACTACACCATTGTACGGTATTGTTGGTTGTTTTGGCTGTTTAACAAACACTTTtgcattgtatattttattttatttgccaAACAGGTTTAAAACAACCAATCTTCTTATTATAAACCAGTCTATCATAGACCTTTTATCATCGTTGTTGACCCTCTGTCAATTTCTTGACCCGAATATAACAACTCGACTGCCAGAATCTGAATTCGCAGCTGATTTTGTCTGCAAGTTTTGGTCATGCAAATACTTGCTCTGGTCAAGCGTTCATACATCAACCTCCAATCTTGTAGTGCTTACTGTTTATCGCTATTTTGCTGTCGTCTATCCGTTAAAATACAATGTCATGAAGGAAAAAGTTAGCatgaaattaattgttttactaATTCCTTGGCTAAGCGGATTTGGATTTACACTCATTTGGCTAGCATCTCACATGGTTAAAGATGGGGAGTGCATTTTAAGTTGGCAAAACTATACATTTGAGGTGACTATGGGCATAATGGATTTATTTTACATCCTCATAATACCAATTACCATAATGATATTTGTTTATGTCAAGATATTCCACGCACTTCGCAGCGAGGTTGGAGATGGGTTATCCAGCATAAGAAGCACGATATCACCAAGACGCTTAAACATAATAAAGACATTGGTGATGGTTAGTGTGACGTACATTATCTGCTGGACACCAAACCAATTGGCGTATGTCCTTATTTCAATAGATAACACAATTATCGTTTACAAAGGAACATTGCATCAGATTACTATCATCATGGCAATGACTAACAGTGGCATAAACCCCATTATCTACACTTTCAAGTATATTGATTTTATAACAGGAGTGCCTAAGACATTgccatttttattcaaaatgttttcttaA